In a genomic window of Chaetodon auriga isolate fChaAug3 chromosome 1, fChaAug3.hap1, whole genome shotgun sequence:
- the chrna5 gene encoding neuronal acetylcholine receptor subunit alpha-5 has product MLRAGGAATSLALLLLLPLLCCCHLCHSLRVPKLSSYAKAEDKLLKYLFGNYQKWVRPVEYLNQTIRVKFGLAISQLVDVDEKNQRMTTNVWMKQEWIDMKLRWNPDDYLGITIIRVPSDRIWLPDVVLYDNSDGRFEGTVTKAVVKYDGTISWTPPANYKSACTIDVTFFPFDLQNCSMKFGSWTYDGSQVDIILEDFHVDKQDYFDNGEWEIVKATGSRSLRTDGSSFYPTITYFFIIRRLPLFYTLFLIIPCIGLSFLTILVFYLPSNGGEKISLCTSVLVSLTVFLLVIEEIIPSSSKAIPLIGEYLVFTMIFVTLSIIITVFAINIHHRSSSTHNGMAPWVKRIFLHRLPKLLCMRSHVDRYATAGAARVGMMKGSAPELTPLLYTRHNLQAALDSVRYITMHVVKENEVREVVQDWKFVAQVLDRMFLWAFLLVSILGSAFLFIPVIYKWASIIVPKHAGSTL; this is encoded by the exons AtgctgagagcaggaggagcagccacCTCTCtcgcactgctgctgcttttgccgttgctgtgctgctgccacctGTGCCACTCACTGC GGGTTCCGAAACTCTCCTCCTACGCAAAAGCAGAGGACAAGCTGTTGAAATACCTCTTTGGAAACTACCAGAAATGGGTTCGTCCAGTGGAATACCTAAACCAAACGATCCGTGTGAAGTTTGGACTCGCCATCTCCCAGCTAGTTGATGTG GATGAGAAGAATCAGCGAATGACGACCAACGTGTGGATGAAACAG GAGTGGATTGACATGAAACTCAGATGGAACCCTGATGACTATCTGGGGATCACAATAATCCGAGTCCCATCTGACAGGATCTGGCTCCCTGATGTTGTACTGTATGATAA TTCAGATGGGCGTTTTGAGGGTACTGTCACCAAGGCTGTTGTTAAGTATGATGGAACCATTTCATGGACACCGCCAGCCAATTACAAGTCAGCCTGCACAATTGATGTCACCTTCTTCCCTTTTGACCTCCAGAACTGCTCAATGAAGTTTGGCTCCTGGACATATGATGGCTCACAG GTGGACATCATTCTGGAGGACTTCCATGTGGACAAACAAGACTATTTTGACAACGGTGAATGGGAAATAGTAAAGGCCACAGGTAGCCGTAGTCTGAGGACAGACGGCAGCTCTTTCTATCCCACCATCACCTACTTCTTCATCATCCGCAGGCTGCCTCTTTTCTAcaccctcttcctcatcatcccCTGCATTGGCCTGTCCTTCCTCACCATCCTTGTCTTCTATCTGCCCTCCAACGGCGGCGAGAAGATCTCACTCTGCACCTCAGTCCTGGTGTCACTCACAGTTTTCCTCTTGGTCATTGAGGAGATCATCCCCTCCTCTTCGAAGGCCATCCCTCTCATCGGGGAGTACTTGGTCTTCACCATGATCTTCGTCACActgtccatcatcatcaccgtctTTGCCATCAACATCCACCATCGCTCTTCTTCGACCCATAATGGCATGGCACCTTGGGTGAAGAGGATTTTCCTTCATCGGCTGCCAAAGCTGCTGTGCATGCGCAGCCATGTGGACCGTTACGCCACAGCTGGAGCTGCCAGAGTGGGCATGATGAAGGGCTCTGCGCCTGAACTGACACCTCTCCTCTATACCAGACATAACCTACAAGCAGCCTTGGATTCTGTTCGCTACATAACCATGCATGTGGTTAAAGAAAATGAGGTCAGAGAG GTCGTGCAAGACTGGAAGTTTGTCGCCCAGGTCCTGGACCGAATGTTCCTCTGGGCCTTCCTCCTGGTGTCGATCCTGGGCTCTGCTTTCCTCTTCATCCCGGTTATTTACAAATGGGCAAGCATCATTGTCCCAAAGCATGCTGGAAGTACCCTCTAA